One region of Exiguobacterium acetylicum genomic DNA includes:
- a CDS encoding DedA family protein — MSPIHHLLHDILHQYGALGLSVLLAGGIVGLPVPDETLLVLSGFWMHQGNLPLVGTILAAYAGSCIGMTISYLLGLKLGMPLLHRVGPKMRISEKHILSAEAGFRRYGKSVLIIGYYIPGLRQLSAFFAGVSKMPFRVFASYAYTGALIWISVFLGAGYFVGRHLSFHKVVDYILAHPEVMPYLIGIAGGIAFSFVLKTYLAYRSQFSLYKNSLLP, encoded by the coding sequence GTGTCCCCGATTCATCATCTCTTACATGACATCCTGCACCAATATGGTGCCCTTGGTCTCTCCGTCCTTCTCGCAGGTGGTATCGTGGGATTGCCGGTTCCTGATGAGACCCTGCTCGTCCTGTCCGGTTTTTGGATGCATCAAGGCAATCTACCACTCGTCGGTACGATTCTCGCCGCTTACGCCGGCAGTTGTATCGGGATGACGATCAGCTATTTACTCGGATTAAAACTCGGTATGCCACTATTACACCGCGTCGGACCGAAAATGCGTATCTCAGAAAAACATATTCTTTCCGCTGAAGCCGGATTTCGTCGTTACGGAAAATCGGTCCTAATCATCGGTTACTACATACCTGGTCTCCGCCAACTCTCTGCCTTTTTTGCAGGTGTCTCGAAAATGCCGTTTCGCGTGTTTGCGAGTTATGCGTATACAGGTGCGTTGATTTGGATCAGCGTGTTCTTAGGCGCTGGCTACTTTGTCGGTCGTCATCTCTCGTTCCACAAAGTCGTGGACTATATCTTGGCACATCCGGAAGTCATGCCGTATTTAATCGGGATTGCCGGTGGAATCGCCTTCTCCTTCGTCTTGAAGACGTATCTCGCGTATCGTTCACAATTCAGTCTATACAAAAACAGCCTGCTTCCATAA
- a CDS encoding thymidine kinase: MHVINQYGWIEVICGSMFSGKSEELIRRVRRAQYGKLPVQVFKPAIDDRYHEEHVVSHIGNSVVAIPMATSRDLYAAVAEETQIVGIDEVQFFDDEIVQVIEALAQDGKRVICAGLDQDFRAEPFGKMPELLARAEFVTKLQAICLSCGDPASRTQRLIDGKPANYDDPIILVGASESYEPRCRHCHEVPGKPKPLQSVQHQEN, translated from the coding sequence ATGCATGTAATAAATCAGTACGGCTGGATCGAAGTAATTTGTGGCAGTATGTTTTCCGGGAAATCGGAAGAGTTGATTCGTCGTGTCAGACGGGCGCAGTACGGCAAACTGCCCGTTCAAGTATTCAAGCCGGCAATCGACGACCGGTACCATGAAGAGCATGTCGTCTCTCATATCGGCAACTCCGTCGTGGCGATTCCGATGGCGACGAGTCGCGATCTCTACGCAGCAGTAGCAGAAGAAACACAAATCGTCGGAATCGATGAAGTTCAATTCTTTGATGATGAGATCGTACAAGTCATCGAAGCACTCGCACAAGACGGAAAACGCGTCATTTGTGCAGGTCTTGATCAAGATTTCCGGGCAGAGCCATTCGGCAAGATGCCGGAATTACTGGCGCGCGCAGAATTCGTGACGAAGCTGCAAGCCATCTGTCTTTCGTGTGGGGATCCGGCTTCCCGGACACAACGGTTGATTGATGGAAAACCAGCGAACTACGATGATCCGATCATCCTAGTAGGCGCTTCAGAATCGTATGAGCCACGATGCCGCCATTGCCATGAGGTGCCTGGAAAACCGAAGCCGCTCCAGTCGGTGCAGCACCAAGAAAATTAA
- the ribH gene encoding 6,7-dimethyl-8-ribityllumazine synthase has product MIYEGFLTGEGLRVAIVAARFNELITSKLVGGANDAFRRHGVAADAVDTAWVPGAFEIPLVAEKLAKSGKYDAVITLGAVIRGATSHYDYVCNEVAKGVASASRDTGVPIIFGVLTTDSIEQAVERAGTKAGNKGYEAAVSAIEMANLLRTI; this is encoded by the coding sequence ATGATCTATGAAGGTTTCTTAACAGGAGAAGGACTACGCGTCGCAATCGTCGCAGCACGTTTTAACGAATTGATCACATCAAAACTCGTCGGAGGAGCAAACGACGCGTTCCGTCGCCATGGTGTCGCAGCGGATGCTGTCGATACAGCGTGGGTTCCGGGAGCATTTGAAATTCCACTCGTCGCGGAAAAGTTAGCGAAAAGCGGCAAGTATGACGCCGTCATCACGCTTGGTGCCGTCATCCGCGGGGCGACGTCGCACTATGACTATGTCTGTAACGAAGTCGCGAAAGGTGTCGCGAGTGCATCACGCGACACAGGCGTACCGATCATCTTTGGTGTCCTGACGACGGATTCAATCGAGCAAGCGGTCGAACGTGCTGGTACGAAAGCTGGGAACAAAGGCTACGAAGCTGCGGTTTCTGCGATTGAGATGGCGAATCTTTTACGCACGATCTAA
- a CDS encoding M20 family metallopeptidase, with product MTTPVRTTWVETIEQDIEQKRESYLETSHRIHATPEIGNEEFFASRLHAERLTAEGFTVELGVAGHDTAFFAKKSSDRPGATIAFLAEYDALPGIGHACGHNIIGTTSVAAAIALSKVLDDVGGSVVVLGTPAEEGGPNGSAKGSFVKHQLLEGIDAALMVHPSGQTRITGSSLAVDPLDFAFTGRPAHAAASPEEGINALDAVIQLFNGINALRQQLPDDVRIHGIITHGGDAPNIIPEYAKARFFIRATTRERLNAVTEKVKAVAQGAALATGATLDVIAFQNEVDNLVFNRTFDRLFQEEAEALGEKVHLDERPGLGSTDAGNISQVIPTIHPYIKVGPDDLVAHTEAFKEAARSAAGDEALITGAKILARTALRVLADERTRGAIAQEFHDRKNGYL from the coding sequence ATGACGACACCAGTACGCACGACATGGGTAGAGACGATTGAACAGGACATCGAACAAAAACGGGAATCGTATCTTGAGACAAGTCACCGGATTCATGCAACGCCGGAAATCGGGAACGAGGAATTCTTTGCTTCGCGGCTCCATGCGGAGCGTCTAACGGCGGAAGGTTTTACGGTAGAACTCGGCGTCGCGGGGCACGATACCGCGTTCTTCGCGAAGAAATCGAGCGACCGACCAGGCGCGACGATTGCCTTTCTTGCTGAATACGATGCGTTACCAGGCATTGGTCACGCGTGCGGTCATAACATCATCGGCACGACGAGTGTCGCGGCAGCGATCGCACTCAGTAAAGTGCTCGATGATGTCGGCGGGAGTGTCGTTGTCCTTGGAACACCGGCCGAGGAAGGGGGACCGAACGGTAGTGCGAAAGGCAGTTTCGTCAAACATCAGTTACTCGAAGGAATCGATGCGGCCTTAATGGTTCATCCGTCGGGTCAAACACGGATTACGGGTTCTTCCCTTGCGGTCGATCCACTCGACTTTGCCTTTACGGGTCGTCCGGCACACGCAGCGGCGTCACCGGAAGAAGGCATCAATGCCCTCGACGCGGTCATCCAACTCTTTAACGGAATCAATGCTTTACGTCAGCAGTTACCGGACGATGTCCGGATTCACGGAATCATCACGCATGGAGGCGATGCGCCGAACATCATCCCGGAATACGCAAAAGCACGTTTCTTCATCCGGGCGACGACACGGGAACGATTGAATGCCGTCACGGAAAAAGTCAAAGCCGTCGCCCAAGGCGCGGCACTCGCGACCGGGGCGACACTTGACGTCATCGCCTTCCAAAATGAAGTCGATAATCTCGTCTTCAACCGGACGTTCGACCGTCTGTTCCAAGAAGAAGCAGAGGCGCTTGGTGAAAAGGTCCATTTAGACGAACGACCGGGTCTCGGCTCGACGGACGCCGGTAACATCAGTCAAGTCATCCCGACGATCCATCCGTATATCAAGGTTGGACCAGATGATCTCGTCGCCCATACGGAAGCATTCAAAGAAGCGGCCCGTTCAGCAGCTGGAGATGAAGCATTGATCACAGGAGCAAAAATCCTCGCTCGGACAGCGCTTCGCGTCCTCGCGGATGAGCGAACGCGCGGAGCGATTGCCCAAGAATTCCATGACCGGAAGAACGGGTATCTGTAA
- a CDS encoding methionine ABC transporter ATP-binding protein — MIAFHQVKKTYVTKDQAIAALDGVDLTIEKGEIFGVIGFSGAGKSSLLRCVNLLERPTSGTVTVDGEDLTQLSPKKLRQAKQRIGMIFQHFNLLNANTVFTNVAKPLVLAGVKKDEIRRRVTELLEFVDLADKADHYPDQLSGGQKQRVGIARALATQPSVLLCDEATSALDPQTTHHILQLLKRINAEYGITILLITHEMGVIREICDRVAVIEAGKLIESGMVFDVFSNPQTETAKNFVRSVMHDEIPASIRQLIESRNANPIYKIHFLGHHTGQPLLSQVAKRFDVDVNILHGSITELQDTPFGTLLVELIGEPAEVKRALHYIDQAQVTVEEVLADAS, encoded by the coding sequence ATGATCGCATTTCATCAAGTCAAAAAAACGTACGTCACGAAAGATCAGGCGATCGCAGCGCTCGACGGTGTCGACCTGACGATCGAAAAAGGCGAAATCTTTGGTGTCATCGGCTTTAGCGGTGCCGGAAAAAGTTCACTGCTCCGCTGTGTCAATCTGTTAGAACGACCGACGTCAGGAACGGTGACGGTCGATGGGGAAGATTTAACGCAACTGTCTCCGAAAAAATTACGCCAAGCAAAACAACGGATCGGGATGATCTTTCAGCACTTCAATCTATTGAATGCGAACACGGTCTTTACGAATGTCGCGAAACCACTCGTTCTCGCAGGCGTCAAGAAAGACGAGATTCGCCGCCGGGTAACGGAGTTACTCGAATTCGTCGATCTCGCGGACAAGGCGGATCATTATCCGGATCAATTGTCGGGTGGGCAGAAACAGCGCGTTGGTATCGCCCGGGCACTCGCGACGCAACCTTCCGTCCTCTTATGTGACGAAGCGACGTCAGCCCTCGACCCCCAGACGACACATCATATTCTCCAGTTATTAAAACGGATCAATGCCGAGTACGGGATCACGATTCTCTTAATCACCCACGAGATGGGCGTCATTCGTGAAATTTGCGACCGGGTCGCCGTCATCGAAGCTGGAAAGTTGATCGAGTCAGGAATGGTCTTCGACGTCTTTTCAAACCCGCAGACTGAGACAGCGAAAAACTTCGTCCGCTCCGTCATGCACGACGAGATTCCAGCATCGATTCGCCAGTTGATCGAGTCCCGGAATGCGAATCCGATCTATAAGATTCATTTCCTCGGACACCATACCGGTCAACCGCTCTTATCGCAAGTCGCAAAACGCTTTGACGTCGATGTCAATATCTTGCACGGGAGCATCACAGAATTGCAGGATACGCCGTTCGGCACCTTACTCGTCGAGTTGATTGGTGAGCCGGCTGAAGTGAAGCGAGCGTTACACTACATCGATCAGGCACAGGTGACGGTTGAGGAGGTGCTCGCTGATGCTAGTTAA
- a CDS encoding MetQ/NlpA family ABC transporter substrate-binding protein — protein MKKAVAIGATLTTILFAGCAASGEDEKTIKLGVSGSDTQVWDYVAKKAEKEGIKIELVKFSDYVQPNMALAEGEIDANAFQTISYFNAFKKEHNLKLSPIATTVIAPMGIYSDKYKDVKDIPTGGKIAVPNEATNMGRALLLLQEAGLIKLPDDFDGNGSVDKIVENPKKLKIVPIVAGQTPRVLPDVAASIINNGIAVDAGFNPIKDSIVHENETAKPYINIIATRTEDKNKKELKKIASLYQQKDVAAFIKKEYKGSTIPTFVPLSDIGE, from the coding sequence ATGAAAAAAGCAGTAGCAATTGGAGCAACACTCACGACGATTTTATTTGCCGGGTGCGCAGCATCAGGAGAAGACGAAAAGACGATCAAGCTCGGTGTCAGCGGTTCGGACACACAAGTTTGGGATTATGTCGCGAAAAAAGCAGAGAAGGAGGGCATCAAAATCGAGCTCGTCAAGTTCTCCGATTATGTCCAGCCGAACATGGCACTGGCTGAGGGCGAGATCGACGCCAATGCCTTCCAGACGATTTCCTACTTCAACGCTTTCAAGAAAGAACATAACTTGAAGCTATCGCCGATCGCGACGACCGTCATCGCACCGATGGGGATCTACTCGGATAAATACAAGGACGTCAAAGACATTCCGACTGGCGGAAAAATCGCCGTTCCGAACGAAGCGACGAACATGGGACGCGCCCTCTTGTTACTGCAAGAAGCGGGTCTAATCAAGCTACCGGACGACTTCGACGGTAACGGCTCGGTCGATAAGATCGTCGAGAATCCGAAGAAGCTGAAAATCGTCCCGATCGTCGCCGGGCAAACGCCACGCGTCTTACCGGACGTCGCCGCATCGATCATCAACAATGGCATTGCCGTTGACGCCGGCTTTAACCCGATCAAGGACTCGATCGTCCATGAGAACGAGACCGCAAAACCATACATCAATATCATCGCGACACGGACGGAAGACAAGAACAAAAAAGAACTGAAAAAGATCGCGTCGCTGTATCAACAAAAAGATGTCGCGGCCTTCATCAAAAAAGAATACAAGGGCAGTACGATCCCGACGTTCGTTCCACTGAGCGATATCGGCGAATAA
- the ribA gene encoding GTP cyclohydrolase II — protein sequence MNGFDLIEDAIEDLKNGRPIIVCDDEDRENEGDLVMLAEHATPENINFMITYGKGLVCVPVSPRIAQRLELAPMTANNTDPHGTAFTLSIDHEEAKTGISAEERSLTIQRMLTDGPERFKRPGHIFPLIAKEGGVRERRGHTEAGVDLARLAGSDEIAVICEIIKEDGTMARVDDLLLYKEEHDLKLITIEALVAYLERPLTREAEVLLPTTFGAFRMIGYSTQDKKEHVAVLSGEAHDGMLVRLHSECLTGDVFGSKRCDCGPQLDAALERIEREGGAVLYLRQEGRGIGLMAKLKAYELQEQGLDTVEANHALGYPTDMRDYTVAANMLRDLGVTKIRLMTNNPDKQRVLEQEGIEIIERVPHQVPAEPENQRYLKTKQSKLGHWLDIQGGHTS from the coding sequence ATGAACGGATTCGACTTGATTGAAGACGCAATAGAAGATTTGAAAAACGGACGACCGATCATCGTCTGTGATGACGAGGATCGAGAGAATGAAGGCGATCTCGTCATGCTCGCAGAACACGCGACACCAGAAAACATCAACTTCATGATCACGTATGGAAAAGGACTCGTCTGTGTACCAGTCAGTCCGCGGATCGCACAGCGACTCGAACTTGCTCCGATGACAGCGAATAATACAGATCCGCATGGGACGGCATTCACGCTCAGCATCGATCATGAAGAAGCAAAGACCGGCATCAGTGCTGAGGAACGGTCGCTAACGATTCAGCGGATGCTGACGGATGGACCGGAACGTTTCAAACGACCAGGTCATATCTTCCCGTTGATCGCAAAAGAGGGAGGTGTCCGGGAACGACGCGGACATACGGAAGCGGGTGTCGATCTTGCCCGTCTTGCCGGTAGCGATGAGATTGCCGTCATCTGTGAAATCATTAAGGAAGATGGCACGATGGCACGAGTCGACGATCTACTTCTCTATAAGGAAGAACATGATTTAAAACTGATTACGATCGAAGCACTCGTCGCCTATCTCGAGCGTCCATTGACGCGGGAGGCGGAAGTATTACTTCCGACGACGTTCGGAGCCTTTCGAATGATCGGCTATTCGACACAAGATAAGAAAGAACATGTCGCTGTCTTATCCGGCGAAGCGCACGACGGGATGCTCGTCCGTCTACACTCGGAATGCCTGACAGGGGATGTCTTCGGTTCGAAGCGGTGCGATTGTGGTCCGCAACTCGATGCGGCACTCGAGCGGATCGAACGAGAAGGTGGAGCCGTCTTGTATTTACGTCAGGAAGGACGCGGGATTGGTCTGATGGCGAAGTTAAAAGCGTACGAGTTGCAGGAACAAGGACTCGATACAGTCGAAGCGAATCATGCACTCGGTTATCCGACGGACATGCGTGACTATACGGTCGCAGCGAACATGCTGCGCGATCTCGGCGTGACGAAGATCCGCTTAATGACGAATAATCCGGATAAACAACGGGTGCTTGAGCAAGAGGGGATCGAAATCATCGAACGTGTACCCCATCAAGTACCGGCTGAGCCGGAAAATCAGCGTTACCTGAAAACAAAACAATCAAAACTCGGGCACTGGCTCGACATCCAAGGAGGACACACATCATGA
- a CDS encoding methionine ABC transporter permease, which translates to MLVNYSDIWTAFLQTMTMVSISLLFSTLIGLPLGILLVVTRKGALLENVPLFTFFNSIVNIFRSIPFIILLVAIIPLTRLIVQTSIGTEAAIVPLVFYAAPYMARLIESSLLEVDKGVLEAAEAMGATPFQTIFRFLLPEALGSLILNLTIATVGLIGASAMAGAIGGGGLGDLAITYGYQRFDTKVMIITVGILVILVQGLQTTGNIVARKIRRH; encoded by the coding sequence ATGCTAGTTAACTACAGTGATATTTGGACAGCATTCTTACAGACGATGACGATGGTCTCCATCTCACTCTTATTCTCAACCTTGATCGGCTTACCACTCGGGATCCTGCTTGTCGTCACGCGAAAAGGCGCATTGCTTGAAAATGTCCCGCTGTTCACGTTCTTCAACAGTATCGTCAATATTTTTCGCTCGATTCCGTTCATCATCTTACTCGTTGCGATCATCCCGTTGACACGGTTGATCGTCCAGACATCGATCGGAACAGAAGCCGCCATCGTCCCGCTCGTCTTTTACGCTGCACCGTACATGGCGCGGCTGATCGAGAGTTCTTTACTCGAAGTCGATAAAGGCGTTCTTGAAGCAGCAGAAGCGATGGGCGCGACACCGTTTCAAACAATTTTCCGCTTCCTCCTACCGGAAGCACTCGGTTCACTCATCCTGAACTTAACGATCGCGACGGTCGGCTTGATCGGGGCGTCGGCGATGGCAGGTGCGATTGGAGGCGGTGGTCTTGGTGACTTAGCGATCACCTATGGTTATCAACGATTCGATACGAAAGTCATGATCATCACGGTTGGAATTCTCGTCATCTTAGTCCAAGGCTTACAGACGACTGGCAATATCGTCGCACGAAAAATTAGAAGACATTAA
- the ribE gene encoding riboflavin synthase, whose protein sequence is MFTGVIEEVGTLKRKIPRPNGLALEIEAHRVLEGTKIGDSIAVDGICLTVTSMSPTGFTADAVHDTIRSTALGTYRVGSPLQLERAMPADGRFGGHFVSGHIDGTARLISRRPDGEAMVYTFDVGSWQKYCIPKGSIAINGTSLTLQRVTPETISISLIPHSRQVTTFDRLASGAVVNIECDMMAKHLYHFTQHEKQTDWAAFLGGDM, encoded by the coding sequence ATGTTCACCGGAGTGATTGAAGAAGTCGGAACCTTAAAACGAAAGATCCCGCGACCGAACGGGTTAGCGCTTGAAATTGAGGCGCACCGGGTACTCGAAGGAACGAAGATCGGAGATAGCATCGCCGTCGATGGGATTTGTTTGACGGTCACGTCGATGAGTCCGACCGGTTTCACGGCAGATGCCGTCCATGACACGATCCGGTCGACAGCCCTCGGCACATACCGCGTCGGAAGCCCATTGCAACTCGAACGGGCGATGCCGGCCGACGGTCGCTTCGGCGGCCATTTCGTCAGTGGACATATCGACGGAACAGCCCGACTGATCAGTCGACGACCGGATGGAGAAGCGATGGTCTATACGTTTGATGTCGGATCATGGCAAAAGTATTGTATTCCGAAAGGCTCGATCGCGATCAACGGTACGAGCCTGACGTTGCAACGCGTCACACCGGAAACGATCTCGATTTCATTGATTCCGCATTCCCGTCAAGTGACGACGTTTGATCGATTGGCAAGCGGTGCAGTCGTCAATATCGAGTGTGACATGATGGCGAAACATCTCTATCATTTCACGCAGCATGAGAAGCAGACGGACTGGGCAGCATTCTTAGGAGGCGACATGTAA
- a CDS encoding type B 50S ribosomal protein L31, with translation MKQGIHPNYNKVVFMDSTTEYKFLSGSTRSSNETITWEDGNEYPLIRVDVSSDSHPFYTGRQKFNAADGRVDRFNKKYGRK, from the coding sequence ATGAAACAAGGAATTCACCCTAACTACAACAAAGTAGTATTTATGGATTCAACGACTGAGTACAAATTCTTAAGCGGTTCTACTCGTTCTTCGAACGAAACGATCACTTGGGAAGATGGTAACGAGTACCCACTCATCCGTGTGGATGTGTCTTCAGACTCGCACCCATTCTACACAGGTCGTCAAAAGTTCAACGCGGCAGATGGTCGTGTCGATCGCTTCAACAAAAAATACGGCCGCAAGTAA
- a CDS encoding alpha/beta hydrolase, whose translation MMNYPVLTGAEAFYFQGGPIGILICHGFNATPQSVRDVGEAFAAEGFTVYAPRLRGHGTNVREFEQSTARCWKQSLQDGYERLQETCDQVFVIGQSMGATLALSLAADGIPFAGIITINAALSVPSYEALSFDDGPQYLPEGAPDIKRSAFEIIYDLVPSRCAFELVRLMDETKGRLGSILLPTLILYSATDHVVPPSSSDYLHQHIGTNDKRSYCLLNSYHVATLDYDQDLIVRETIRFIERSSRFSQETG comes from the coding sequence ATGATGAACTATCCTGTACTGACTGGTGCTGAAGCGTTTTATTTTCAAGGTGGACCGATCGGCATTCTAATCTGTCATGGTTTTAATGCGACACCGCAAAGTGTCCGAGACGTCGGTGAGGCATTCGCTGCTGAAGGTTTTACCGTCTATGCCCCGCGCTTACGTGGACATGGAACGAACGTCCGCGAGTTTGAACAATCGACTGCTCGATGTTGGAAGCAAAGCCTGCAAGACGGCTATGAACGTTTACAAGAAACATGCGATCAAGTCTTCGTCATCGGTCAATCGATGGGGGCGACGCTTGCACTGTCACTCGCCGCTGACGGCATTCCGTTCGCCGGCATCATTACGATTAATGCTGCCCTTTCCGTTCCATCCTATGAAGCACTCTCGTTCGACGACGGTCCACAGTATTTACCGGAAGGGGCACCGGACATCAAGCGGTCTGCTTTCGAAATCATCTATGACCTCGTTCCGAGCCGTTGTGCGTTCGAACTCGTTCGTCTGATGGACGAGACGAAAGGACGTCTTGGATCGATCCTTCTACCGACCTTGATTCTTTACTCGGCGACGGATCACGTCGTTCCGCCATCGAGCTCAGATTATCTGCATCAACATATCGGGACGAATGATAAACGCAGCTACTGTTTACTCAACTCGTATCACGTCGCGACACTCGATTATGATCAGGATTTGATCGTTCGTGAGACGATCCGCTTCATCGAACGCTCAAGCCGGTTCTCACAGGAAACGGGATAA
- the ribD gene encoding bifunctional diaminohydroxyphosphoribosylaminopyrimidine deaminase/5-amino-6-(5-phosphoribosylamino)uracil reductase RibD, with protein MSQMMSYAMQLAHMLHGQTSPNPSVGCVIVKQGRIIGFGAHRFAGGPHAEVEALRMAGEAARGADLYVTLEPCNHHGKTPPCTEAILQAGIKRVFVATEDKHAIVAGSGIKRLQDAGVEVEVGLLRHEAEALYMAFWKTIERKRPTVTVKIAQTMNGIAATGEQRWITSEEARANGRALRGRHDAILVGSETVLVDDPALTLRASSGIEPIRVIVDRRGRVPETAQVFRDGKNPTYWLTSVPRISHDQVTVLVGEYETPEAILKRLYEQDIRSVLIEGGPTIQAAFLEADLVDRIEVYQAPSIFEGDAWNSQHDIENRFQIDQIETVGPDLHLTYIRKEETTCSPE; from the coding sequence ATGTCACAGATGATGAGTTATGCCATGCAATTAGCACATATGTTACACGGACAAACAAGTCCGAATCCAAGTGTCGGCTGTGTCATCGTCAAACAAGGACGCATCATCGGATTTGGTGCGCACCGGTTTGCCGGTGGTCCGCATGCGGAAGTCGAAGCCTTACGGATGGCAGGAGAAGCCGCTCGTGGTGCCGATCTCTACGTGACGCTCGAGCCATGCAACCATCACGGCAAGACGCCACCATGCACGGAAGCGATTCTACAAGCAGGAATCAAACGAGTCTTCGTCGCAACGGAAGACAAACATGCGATCGTCGCTGGTTCCGGAATCAAACGGCTACAGGACGCGGGAGTCGAAGTCGAGGTCGGCTTGTTACGGCATGAGGCAGAAGCCCTCTACATGGCATTCTGGAAGACGATCGAACGAAAACGCCCGACCGTGACCGTCAAGATTGCGCAGACGATGAACGGGATCGCGGCGACAGGTGAACAGCGCTGGATCACGTCAGAAGAAGCACGCGCGAACGGTCGTGCCCTACGTGGACGCCACGATGCAATCCTCGTCGGCAGTGAGACGGTCCTCGTCGATGATCCAGCACTGACGTTACGCGCGTCGTCAGGCATCGAGCCGATTCGAGTAATTGTTGATCGCCGGGGGCGTGTCCCGGAGACGGCCCAAGTTTTCCGTGATGGTAAAAATCCAACCTACTGGCTGACGAGTGTTCCTCGGATTAGTCACGATCAGGTGACGGTGCTCGTTGGTGAGTATGAGACGCCGGAAGCGATTTTGAAACGCTTATACGAACAAGACATCCGCAGTGTTTTGATCGAAGGTGGACCGACGATTCAAGCCGCTTTCCTTGAGGCAGATCTCGTTGATCGAATCGAAGTCTACCAAGCCCCATCGATTTTTGAAGGCGATGCGTGGAATAGTCAACACGATATCGAAAATCGTTTTCAAATCGATCAAATCGAAACGGTCGGACCGGATCTCCATCTGACGTACATCCGAAAGGAGGAGACGACATGTTCACCGGAGTGA